The Leisingera daeponensis DSM 23529 genome includes the window CATCCAGATCAACACGGTGACTGACGGGCTGTCCAGCCGGGTGCCCTTCGACCTGTCGCTGTTCGACAAATCCGACAAGGCCCCCGAACTGACCACCGAGGGCGACCTCGGCTATTCCGGCCTGCGGCTGCGCACCGAACTGTCCGAACCCGGCAAGAAGACCGAGTTCTGCGTCTTTCAGGGCGCCAGCTACTTCCGCGCGATCGGCATCGGCAACGCCTACGGCCAATCCGCGCGCGGTCTGGCCCTGAAAACCGCCGACCCCGAGGGGGAGGAGTTTCCGGAGTTCATCGAATTCTGGCTGGAGGCCCCTGCCCCGGGCCAGCACCACATGGTGGTGCATGCGCTGATGGATTCGCCCTCCGTCACCGGCGCCTACCGCTTCACCATCACCCCCGGCAGCAGCACGGTGATGGATGTCGAGGCGACGCTCTTTGCCCGCGAAGAACTGAGCCACGCAGGCCTGGCGCCGCTCACCTCCATGTTCCTGTTCGACGCCAAGAACCGCCACGACTTCGACGACTTCCGCCCGGCGGTGCATGACACGGACGGGCTGCTGGTGCAGAACGGCAATGGCGAGACCCTGTGGCGGCCGCTGTCCAACCCGAAACGCCTGCAGATTTCTTCTTTCGTCGACGAGAATCCGCGCGGCTTCGGCCTGATGCAGCGCGCCCGCAAGCTGTCAGACTTCAACGACCTCGAAGCCTTCTATCACAAGCGTCCCTGCCTTTGGGTCGAACCCCAGGAGGACTGGGGCAAGGGGGCCGTCACGCTGGTGGAAATTCCGGCGGACAAGGAAATCTACGACAACATCGTGGCCTACTGGCGCCCGCGTGAACCCTACGCCGCCGGAAGCGAGGTCAATCTCACCTACCGGCTCACCTGGGGCAGCGAACCGGCGCTGCCGCTGCCGCGGGCGCTGTCCACCGCCGAGGGCGCGCGGATCTTCGGCGGCCCGGGCCGGATCATCACCATCGACTTTGAGTCGCACCCGCTGCTCGATGGCGATCCGGAGGCCCTTGACGTCTACATCCACTCTCCCCATGTCGCGACCAGCGAAGGCGTGCTGCAGCGCAACCCGGAAACCGGCGGACTGCGGCTGGCCTTCAACTTTGATCCTGGCGATCAGGATCACATCGAACTTCGCGCCCAGCTCAGGAAAGACGGCAGCCCCGCTTCCGAGGTCTGGCTTTACAGGTGGACCGCATGACTGCAAGTGATCTGATGCCTCCGGAACAGCCCCTGGCGATGCCGGAGCAGGACTTCAGCAAGGACTTCCGCGACGCCGCCGCCCCCGGCGATGCCGCGCCGCGCCAGGTGGCGCTGTGGCGGCTGCTGGCGTTCTCGCCCGCAATGGCAGCCACCGGCGTTCTGACCTGGGTGATGCAGGGCTGGTTCGCCGACGGCGGTTTTTCGGTGCTGGAGATGATTCTGCTGGCGCTGATCGCCTTCAACTTCTTCTGGATCGCCTTCACCGTCTCCACGGTGCTGCTGGGCCTCTATGGCCTGTCCCGCCGCGAGCGCACCGCCGCCCGCGGCGCCGCCCGCCCGATGAAGGTCGCGCTGCTGATGCCGGTCTACAACGAGGTGCCTTGGTATGTGCTGGGCAACGCCCAGACCATGCTGCAGGAACTGCACGGCCGCGGCGGCCTGCATGAATACGCGATGTTCATCCTCTCGGACACCCGCGACGACGCGATTGCCGAACAGGAGCGCGCCAGCGTCGAGGCGCTGCGCACCATGCTGCCGGAAGGCACCGAACTCTACTACCGCCGCCGCGCCGACAACGAGGGCCGCAAGGTCGGCAATATCTCCGACTGGGTGCGCCGCTGGGGCGCGGGCTACGAGGCGATGCTGGTGCTGGACGCCGACAGCCTGATGACCGGCCGCGCCATTGCCCGGCTGGCCGACGCGCTGGCCCGCGACCCGGGCGCCGGCCTGATCCAGAGCTATCCGCAGCTCATCGGCGCACAATCGGTCTTTGGCCGCATGCAGCAGTTCGCGAACGGCGTCTACGGCCTCGCCCTGGCCGAGGGCCTGGCCCGCTGGGCCGGGCACGAGGGCAACTACTGGGGCCATAACGCGATCATCCGCACCCGCGCCTTTGCCGCCTGCGCGGGCCTGCCGCTGCTGCGCTCACGCTTTGGCGGCGGCGACAAGCTGATCATGAGCCATGATTTCGTCGAGGCAGGCCTGTTGCGCCGGGCCGGCTGGTCCGTGCGCTTCCTGCCCCGCATCCGCGGGTCGTATGAGGAAACCCCCGCCACCCTGATCGACCACATCCTGCGCGACCGCCGCTGGTGCCAGGGCAACCTGCAGCATCTCAACCTGCTGCACGCCAAGGGCTTCCGCGCGATCTCCCGCTTCCACCTGTTTGCGGGCGCCATCGGCTATCTGATGGCACCGGTTTGGTTTGCGCTGCTGGTCCTTTGGGCCGTCATCGGCCGCAGCGAGGAAGCCTCAGTGATCAGCTACTTCAGCGAGGCCAACCCCTTCCGCCCCAACTGGCCCGACATGTCCGAGCCTAAGCACGTGCTGGTGATCATCCTGATCTACGCCATGCTGCTGGCCCCCAAGCTGCTGGCCGCGGCAGCGCTGCCGCTCACTGGCAGCCGGTTTTCCGAATACGGCGGCCCGGTGCATTTCGCGCTGTCCTTCCTGTCCGAGGTGGTTCTGGCCATTCTCTATGCGCCGATCCTGATGGTGCAGCAGATGATCGCGGTGTTCCGCACCGCCCTTGGCCTGCAGCGCGGCTGGGCGCCCCAAGCGCGCGACGGCGGCAGCTACTCCCTGCGCACGCTGATCACCTGCCACGCGCTGGAAACCGTCAGCGGCGTCGCGCTCTGGGCCGGGATCCTGACCGGCACCGTGTCGCTGTGGCTGGCGCCGATCGCGCTGTCGCTGGTGCTGGCGGTGCCGCTGTCGGCGCTGTCGGGCGTCAAGACGGTGAACCGCATCCGCCACTGGATGGCCACGCGGGAGGAGTTCACCGAACCCCAGATCACCCGCGCCGCCCGTGCCGCCCGCGCCGAGCTGAAGGCGCTGCTGGACGGCAGCACCGTCCGCGGCACCCCGGCAGAGTAAGCCCGCGGCCAAGCGGCTCCCGCGCCCGCAGGGTGCCCCGGCTGCGCCGGGACACCCTTGGCAGCCTTGGGCCCGGCACCGCGCTGATGCGCGGTGCGGCCTGCGACCCTCGCCAGGGCGGATCTGGACCCCGCCCCCGCATCAGCAGACCTGCCGCCGCCAGGGCGTCAGCGCGCGCGCCTTCAGGGCTGCTGTCATCCTTGCCACCGCGCCACCGGCAGGTTGCCCGCGATCCAGCCCGGCCCCGCGGCAGAGCCCAGCATACCTTCGGGCACATCGATCACATTCGTGAAACCCGCCTCTGCCAGCGCCAGCGTCAGCCGCGCCGAACGCACCCCGCGGGCGCAAATCAGCGCCACCGGCACCGTGCGGTCCGGCCCCGCCACCGCCTGCAGGGCCGCGATGAAATCCGCGCGCCGCATGTCGATCTGATGGCTGCCCGCCGGCACCCCCGACGCGCGCCATTCCTGCGGGGTGCGGATATCCACCAGGATGATGCCGCCGTCCCGGGCCGCCGCAAACGCCTCTGCCGCCGTCAGCCGCGGCTGATCATGCGCGGGCGGCTGGCGGCGGTGCCACCAGTAGCCAAAGCCGCCGGCCGCCGCGGCCCCGCCCAGCAGCATCAGCCGCCGCGTCAGGTTTGGTTTGTCCGCCTCTGTACCGGGCATCTCGCCTCCGCTGTTGGGTTTGCCACCGCTGAACTGCACTCCTGCCCCAGATTTAGCAGCTTGGCAGCCGCCAATCACCAGAAATGGCCAGCTTAGGCCAGTCAAGTTCTTGTTATTGCGCGCAAGCCGCCCAAATATAGGCGCAACAATCGTACCAATTCTGCCCCGGAGCTGCGGCATTCTTACAGTATCCGGGGCGGCGGGGGTGGTTCTGTGCTGAAAAATTGCTTAGCACTGGACTAAAAAAATATCGACGCGCCAACCCGACAGGAGACCTGCACGTGTCCCTATTCCTGATTGCGGCCCTGCCCTTTCTCGGAGCCGTCTTTCCAGCGCTGTTAATCCGCGCCGGACGCAATGCCGCTGCTTCGGCCGCCGGGCTGACCACGTTCCTCGCCTTTACCGGGCTGATGCTGCATATCCCCGCCATCTTCCGCGGCGAGACGGTCTTTGCCGCCGTGGACTGGCTGCCCGCCCTTGGCCTCAACGCCCATTTCTTCCTCGACGGGCTGGGATTCCTGTTTGCGGCGATGATCCTTGGCATCGGCCTCCTGATCATCCTCTACGCCCGTTTCTACCTGTCGCGCGAAGACCCGATGGGCCAGTTCTACAGCTACCTGCTGCTGTTCCAGGGCGCTATGGTTGGCATCGTTCTGTCCGACAACATCCTGCTTCTGCTGGTATTCTGGGAGCTTACCTCGCTCAGCTCCTTCCTGCTGATCGGCTATTGGAAGCACCTGCCAGAAGGCCGCCAGGGCGCCCGCATGGCGCTGGCCGTGACCGGCTCCGGCGGGCTGGCGATGATCGCGGGGATGCTGCTGCTGGGCCATATCGCAGGGTCCTATGACCTCAGCGTGATCCTGCAAAACAAGGAGGCTATTCAGGCCTCGCCCCTGTATCTGCCCGCGCTGATCCTGATCCTGATCGGAGCCTTCACCAAATCGGCGCAGTTCCCCTTCCACTTCTGGCTGCCGCACGCGATGGCAGCGCCGACGCCGGTGTCGGCCTATCTGCACTCCGCCACCATGGTGAAGGCCGGCCTGTTCCTGATGGCCCGCCTCTGGCCGGTTCTGGCCGGCACGCCTGAATGGTTCTACATCGTTGCCACCACCGGCCTTGTCACCATGCTGCTGGGCGCTGTGATTGCGCTGTTCAAGGACGACCTCAAGGCGCTCTTGGCGTTTTCCACCGTCAGCCACCTCGGCCTCATCACCATGCTCCTGGGGTTCGGGACCAAATTCGCCGCGGTGGCGGCTGTCTTTCACATCATCAACCACGCGACCTTCAAGGCGGCGCTGTTCATGACCGCGGGCATTGTCGACCATGAGGCAGGCACCCGCGATATCAAACGGCTCGGCGGGTTGCGCCACCTGATGCCCGTCACCTTCACCATCGGCACGGTGGCGGCGCTGTCGATGGCGGGCGTCCCCCCGCTGAACGGCTTCCTGTCCAAGGAGATGATGCTGGAGGAGGCCTCGCACACCCTCTGGAACGGCTCGCACCTGATCGTGCCCGCGCTGGTGACCGCGGCGGCTGTGTTCTCGGCGGCCTATTCCTTCCGCTTCATCGCCCATGTCTTCCTTGGACCCAAGCGCGAGGATTACCCCGGCCACCCGCATGACCCCAACACCGGCATGTGGGTAGGCCCTGCCTTCCTGGTGCTGCTGGTGGTGCTGATCGGCCTTGCCTCTGCCAAGATCGCTGGCCCGATGGTGGCCACCGCCGCCAGCGCGGTGATCGGCGGAGAGAAACTGCCCTATTACTCGCTCAAGCTGTGGCACGGGCTGACCCCGGCGCTTTATATGTCGATCGCTGCGGTGATCGGCGGTGCGGTGCTGCTGGCGCTGCACAAGCCGCTGGCCCGCGCCTGGGACGCGGCCCCGCGGCCCGAGGCCAAGGTGATCTTCGAGGGCCTTATCGGCGCCTTCACCCGCCTCAGCCAGGCAGTGACCGGCGGCCTGCACAACGGCGCCCTCACCCGGTATTCCGCGGTGATGGTCGCCTTCACCGTGGTGATCGCCTACCTGGCCTATCGCGGCGGCACCCTGGGCGCGCCGACGCGCGCCTTGCAACAGCCCGGCCTGCTGCCCGTGACCGGCTGGTTCGCTCTGGTGGTGGCCACGCTGTTCATCGTGGTGAAGCACCGCAACCGGCTGCTGGCGCTGGTGCTGATCGGCGTGGTGGGCCTGGTGGTGTCGATGTCGTTCAACTACCTCTCAGCACCGGACCTGGCGCTGACCCAGATCTCGGTCGAGGTGGTGACCATCATCCTGATGCTGCTGGCACTGAACTTCATGCCCAAGGAAACCCCGGCCGAAACCCCGGTGCTGACCCGTGTGCGCGACGGCGCGATTTCGGTGGTCGCGGGGCTTGGCGCGGGCGGGCTGATCTATGCGCTCCTGATGCGCGACTTTGCCTTCCCGACGATATCGGACTTCCATCTCGCCAACTCCTACAAGGGCGGCGGCGGCACCAACGTGGTGAACGTGATCCTGGTCGACTTCCGCGGTTATGACACCTTTGGCGAGATCATCGTGCTGGGGATCGCCGCCATGGTGATCTTTGCCCTGACCGAGGCGGTGCTGGGCTCCCGCGTGCGCGCCTACCTTCTGAACCGCGAGCCGGATTCGCCGCGGGCGGGCGACAGCCACCCGCTGATGATGGTGGTGGCAACCCGGGTGATGATGCCGCTGGCGCTGATGGTGGCCGCCTATATCTTCTTCCGCGGCCACAACCTGCCGGGCGGCGGCTTCATCGCGGGGCTGGTCGCGGCAATTGCGATCATCATGCAATACATGGCCTCGGGCTTTGCGTGGGCGACCGAGCGGCAGCGCTACCCCTACCACGCCATCATCGGCTCCGGCGTGCTGATCGCCGCCGCCACCGGCATGGGCGCCTGGTTCAACGGGATGCCGTTCCTGACCAGCGCCTTCGGCTACATCCACTGGCCGCCGCTGGAGGAGTTCGAATGGGCCACCGCCGCGCTCTTTGACCTTGGCGTCTTCCTGGCGGTGGTCGGCGCGGTGCTCTTGGCGCTGGAAAGCCTGTCGCGCTTTGCCTGGCAGCCGGGCATCAGCTCTGAACACGCGATGGACATCAACCCGGCCCGCGAGGACGCGGCCAAGACCGGGACGGAGGGATAAGCATGGAACTTCTCGTCGCCTCGGCCGTGGGCATCCTGACTGCGGCCGGCATCTATCTGATCCTGCGC containing:
- a CDS encoding glucan biosynthesis protein; its protein translation is MSSFSRRSFLAAALGSTALSALPGLASDPEPFSRDVVVAKARALAEEAYAERPTVPQDWLDQSYDDYKTRWFRTKDALWSRTDRSYNVDFFLPGLYFPRAIQINTVTDGLSSRVPFDLSLFDKSDKAPELTTEGDLGYSGLRLRTELSEPGKKTEFCVFQGASYFRAIGIGNAYGQSARGLALKTADPEGEEFPEFIEFWLEAPAPGQHHMVVHALMDSPSVTGAYRFTITPGSSTVMDVEATLFAREELSHAGLAPLTSMFLFDAKNRHDFDDFRPAVHDTDGLLVQNGNGETLWRPLSNPKRLQISSFVDENPRGFGLMQRARKLSDFNDLEAFYHKRPCLWVEPQEDWGKGAVTLVEIPADKEIYDNIVAYWRPREPYAAGSEVNLTYRLTWGSEPALPLPRALSTAEGARIFGGPGRIITIDFESHPLLDGDPEALDVYIHSPHVATSEGVLQRNPETGGLRLAFNFDPGDQDHIELRAQLRKDGSPASEVWLYRWTA
- the mdoH gene encoding glucans biosynthesis glucosyltransferase MdoH, which gives rise to MTASDLMPPEQPLAMPEQDFSKDFRDAAAPGDAAPRQVALWRLLAFSPAMAATGVLTWVMQGWFADGGFSVLEMILLALIAFNFFWIAFTVSTVLLGLYGLSRRERTAARGAARPMKVALLMPVYNEVPWYVLGNAQTMLQELHGRGGLHEYAMFILSDTRDDAIAEQERASVEALRTMLPEGTELYYRRRADNEGRKVGNISDWVRRWGAGYEAMLVLDADSLMTGRAIARLADALARDPGAGLIQSYPQLIGAQSVFGRMQQFANGVYGLALAEGLARWAGHEGNYWGHNAIIRTRAFAACAGLPLLRSRFGGGDKLIMSHDFVEAGLLRRAGWSVRFLPRIRGSYEETPATLIDHILRDRRWCQGNLQHLNLLHAKGFRAISRFHLFAGAIGYLMAPVWFALLVLWAVIGRSEEASVISYFSEANPFRPNWPDMSEPKHVLVIILIYAMLLAPKLLAAAALPLTGSRFSEYGGPVHFALSFLSEVVLAILYAPILMVQQMIAVFRTALGLQRGWAPQARDGGSYSLRTLITCHALETVSGVALWAGILTGTVSLWLAPIALSLVLAVPLSALSGVKTVNRIRHWMATREEFTEPQITRAARAARAELKALLDGSTVRGTPAE
- a CDS encoding rhodanese-like domain-containing protein yields the protein MPGTEADKPNLTRRLMLLGGAAAAGGFGYWWHRRQPPAHDQPRLTAAEAFAAARDGGIILVDIRTPQEWRASGVPAGSHQIDMRRADFIAALQAVAGPDRTVPVALICARGVRSARLTLALAEAGFTNVIDVPEGMLGSAAGPGWIAGNLPVARWQG
- a CDS encoding monovalent cation/H+ antiporter subunit A — its product is MSLFLIAALPFLGAVFPALLIRAGRNAAASAAGLTTFLAFTGLMLHIPAIFRGETVFAAVDWLPALGLNAHFFLDGLGFLFAAMILGIGLLIILYARFYLSREDPMGQFYSYLLLFQGAMVGIVLSDNILLLLVFWELTSLSSFLLIGYWKHLPEGRQGARMALAVTGSGGLAMIAGMLLLGHIAGSYDLSVILQNKEAIQASPLYLPALILILIGAFTKSAQFPFHFWLPHAMAAPTPVSAYLHSATMVKAGLFLMARLWPVLAGTPEWFYIVATTGLVTMLLGAVIALFKDDLKALLAFSTVSHLGLITMLLGFGTKFAAVAAVFHIINHATFKAALFMTAGIVDHEAGTRDIKRLGGLRHLMPVTFTIGTVAALSMAGVPPLNGFLSKEMMLEEASHTLWNGSHLIVPALVTAAAVFSAAYSFRFIAHVFLGPKREDYPGHPHDPNTGMWVGPAFLVLLVVLIGLASAKIAGPMVATAASAVIGGEKLPYYSLKLWHGLTPALYMSIAAVIGGAVLLALHKPLARAWDAAPRPEAKVIFEGLIGAFTRLSQAVTGGLHNGALTRYSAVMVAFTVVIAYLAYRGGTLGAPTRALQQPGLLPVTGWFALVVATLFIVVKHRNRLLALVLIGVVGLVVSMSFNYLSAPDLALTQISVEVVTIILMLLALNFMPKETPAETPVLTRVRDGAISVVAGLGAGGLIYALLMRDFAFPTISDFHLANSYKGGGGTNVVNVILVDFRGYDTFGEIIVLGIAAMVIFALTEAVLGSRVRAYLLNREPDSPRAGDSHPLMMVVATRVMMPLALMVAAYIFFRGHNLPGGGFIAGLVAAIAIIMQYMASGFAWATERQRYPYHAIIGSGVLIAAATGMGAWFNGMPFLTSAFGYIHWPPLEEFEWATAALFDLGVFLAVVGAVLLALESLSRFAWQPGISSEHAMDINPAREDAAKTGTEG